One window of the Pseudomonas sp. S04 genome contains the following:
- a CDS encoding YegP family protein, with the protein MSGWYELSKSSNGQFRFVLKAANAETILTSELYTTRAAAEGGIASVQSNSPLDERYEKKSTKDGHPYFNLKAANHQVIGSSEAYSSEAARDKGIASVKTNGPTTVIKDKTLPVL; encoded by the coding sequence ATGTCTGGATGGTACGAATTGAGTAAAAGCAGCAATGGCCAGTTCCGCTTTGTGCTGAAAGCGGCCAACGCCGAAACCATTCTCACCAGCGAGCTGTACACCACCCGGGCGGCCGCCGAGGGTGGCATTGCCTCGGTCCAGAGCAATAGCCCGCTGGATGAACGCTACGAGAAAAAGTCCACCAAGGACGGCCATCCTTACTTCAACCTCAAGGCTGCCAACCATCAGGTCATCGGCAGCAGCGAGGCCTATTCCTCGGAGGCGGCGCGGGACAAGGGCATCGCCAGCGTCAAGACCAATGGCCCGACCACGGTCATCAAGGACAAGACCCTGCCGGTACTGTGA
- a CDS encoding dihydrodipicolinate synthase family protein, whose translation MSSPNIHGIIGYTITPFTANGEAVDLPALGRSIDRLIDGGVHAIAPLGSTGEGAYLSDAEWDQVSEFSIQHVAKRVPTVVSVSDLTTAKAVRRARFAEAHGADVVMVLPASYWKLSEAEILAHYRAIGDSIGVPIMLYNNPATSGTDMSVELILRIFHAVANVTMVKESTGDIQRMHKLQILGEGQVPFYNGCNPLALEAFAAGAKGWCTAAPNLIPQLNGALYQAVLANDLDQARQLFYRQLPLLDFILKGGLPATIKAGLRMTGLEAGDPRLPVFPLAEAGCSQLQGLIDTLR comes from the coding sequence ATGTCCAGCCCGAACATTCACGGCATCATCGGCTACACCATCACCCCCTTCACCGCCAACGGCGAAGCGGTCGACCTGCCTGCCCTGGGGCGTTCCATCGACCGCCTGATCGACGGCGGTGTCCACGCGATCGCCCCGCTCGGCAGCACCGGGGAAGGTGCTTACCTGAGCGACGCAGAGTGGGATCAGGTCAGTGAGTTCAGCATCCAGCATGTCGCCAAGCGCGTGCCGACCGTGGTCAGCGTCTCCGACCTGACCACCGCCAAGGCCGTGCGCCGCGCGCGGTTTGCCGAGGCCCATGGCGCCGACGTGGTGATGGTGCTGCCGGCGTCGTACTGGAAACTCAGCGAAGCGGAAATCCTTGCCCACTACCGCGCCATTGGCGACAGCATCGGCGTGCCGATCATGCTCTACAACAACCCGGCCACCAGCGGCACCGACATGTCCGTGGAGTTGATCCTGCGGATCTTCCATGCCGTGGCCAACGTGACCATGGTCAAGGAAAGCACCGGCGATATTCAGCGCATGCACAAGCTGCAAATACTGGGTGAAGGCCAGGTGCCGTTCTACAACGGTTGCAATCCGCTGGCGCTGGAGGCGTTTGCCGCCGGAGCCAAAGGCTGGTGCACGGCAGCGCCAAACCTGATCCCGCAACTCAACGGCGCGCTGTATCAGGCGGTGCTGGCCAATGACCTGGACCAGGCGCGGCAATTGTTCTATCGCCAACTGCCACTGCTGGACTTCATCCTCAAGGGCGGACTGCCGGCGACCATCAAGGCCGGCCTGCGCATGACCGGCCTGGAAGCGGGCGACCCGCGCCTGCCGGTGTTCCCATTGGCTGAGGCGGGGTGCAGTCAGTTGCAGGGGTTGATCGATACGCTGCGCTGA
- a CDS encoding aldolase, whose product MAKTLALPKDQLIKQALTQMQSSLADNTWTDRQKLALTCRILFENGHDSGLAGQITARGPQPGTYYTQQLGLGFDEITASNLLLVNEDLEVLEGHGMANPANRFHSWVYRARADVNCIIHTHPTHVAALSMLEVPLEISHMDLCPLYEDCAFLEAWPGVPVGNEEGEIIAGALGDKRAILLSHHGQLSTGRNIEEACVIAQLIERAAKLQLLAMAAGTLKPILPALGREAHDWISKPKRHGAAFNYYARQNLRQHADCLN is encoded by the coding sequence ATGGCCAAGACATTAGCACTACCCAAAGACCAACTCATCAAGCAGGCGCTGACGCAGATGCAAAGCAGCCTGGCGGATAATACGTGGACTGACCGGCAAAAGCTGGCACTGACCTGCCGCATCCTGTTCGAGAACGGCCACGATTCCGGCCTGGCGGGGCAAATCACCGCCCGCGGCCCGCAGCCGGGCACCTATTACACCCAGCAACTGGGCCTGGGTTTCGACGAAATCACCGCGAGCAATCTGCTGCTGGTCAACGAAGACCTGGAAGTCCTGGAAGGCCACGGCATGGCCAATCCGGCCAATCGTTTCCACAGTTGGGTATACCGTGCCCGGGCGGATGTGAACTGCATCATCCACACCCACCCGACTCACGTCGCGGCCCTGTCGATGCTCGAGGTGCCGTTGGAAATTTCCCACATGGACCTCTGCCCGCTGTACGAAGACTGCGCGTTTCTCGAAGCCTGGCCGGGGGTACCGGTGGGTAACGAAGAAGGCGAAATCATCGCCGGGGCCCTGGGCGACAAGCGCGCCATCCTGCTGTCCCACCACGGCCAGTTGTCGACCGGGCGCAACATCGAGGAAGCCTGCGTGATCGCTCAATTGATCGAACGTGCGGCCAAACTGCAGTTGCTGGCGATGGCCGCCGGCACCCTCAAGCCAATCCTGCCGGCACTCGGCCGCGAGGCCCATGACTGGATCTCCAAACCCAAGCGCCACGGCGCTGCGTTCAACTACTACGCTCGGCAGAACCTGCGCCAACACGCCGATTGCCTGAACTGA
- a CDS encoding helix-turn-helix domain-containing protein, with protein MSIRLKLLRKKLGVTLEALAEKSGMTKSYLSKVERGLNTPSIAAALKLAKALNVKVEELFAEDAISLDSYSLVRAHERQSLAANDQAPGYAVLAHQVSERSLLPFIIYPPREFSDKTFKEHLGEEFLFVHEGQVEVDFMNERVILDRGDALHFNAQKPHRLRSVGEVQAQLLVVVHSSEE; from the coding sequence ATGTCTATCCGTTTGAAATTACTGCGAAAAAAACTTGGTGTGACGCTTGAGGCGCTGGCCGAGAAATCCGGCATGACCAAGAGCTATCTGTCGAAAGTCGAGCGTGGCCTCAACACGCCGTCGATCGCGGCCGCGCTGAAACTGGCCAAGGCGCTGAACGTCAAGGTCGAGGAGCTGTTTGCCGAGGACGCTATCAGCCTGGACAGCTATAGCTTGGTGCGCGCCCACGAGCGCCAGTCGCTGGCCGCCAACGACCAGGCCCCCGGCTACGCGGTGTTGGCTCATCAGGTCAGCGAGCGCAGCCTGCTGCCGTTCATCATTTACCCGCCCAGGGAGTTCAGCGACAAGACCTTCAAGGAGCACCTGGGGGAGGAATTCCTGTTCGTCCACGAAGGCCAGGTCGAGGTCGATTTCATGAACGAGCGGGTGATCCTCGATCGCGGGGATGCGCTGCACTTCAACGCCCAGAAACCCCATCGCCTGCGCTCGGTGGGCGAGGTGCAGGCGCAGTTGCTGGTGGTGGTACACAGCAGCGAGGAATGA
- a CDS encoding DUF4917 family protein: protein MSDFQDVDAHLEDWNALRATTPFSALLVGNGASRAVWDDFGYDSLFENARSVEEKPLSQSELSVFDALHTRSFEQVLSALKTTSRVNKALAVSSAAPRNRYYAIKEALINTVHAVHIPWRLVQATSLASISQELGRYRTVFTSNYDLLNYWAVQHQGTAIDDLFQGSEPRFELSASATDKTRLLYLHGGLHLVRNQDGTARKLTSTEGTLLGSFAINNTLKTLDDVPLFVNEGSSEDKLKTIRSSDYLSFCYDQLLQQHDALCIFGHSLGKQDAHLVHALCQAKPKTLAISIYPRSAAFIQSQKRHYAKLFADTGVALRFFDSKTHALGSSSLSVPVEV, encoded by the coding sequence ATGAGCGATTTCCAGGATGTTGATGCCCACTTAGAAGACTGGAACGCGTTGCGCGCAACCACCCCGTTCAGCGCCCTGCTGGTGGGTAACGGCGCCAGCCGCGCGGTGTGGGATGACTTTGGCTACGACTCGCTGTTCGAGAACGCCCGCAGTGTCGAAGAAAAACCCTTAAGCCAGTCCGAGCTGAGCGTGTTCGACGCCCTGCACACCCGCAGTTTCGAGCAGGTGCTCAGCGCCCTGAAAACCACCAGCCGGGTCAACAAGGCCTTGGCGGTAAGCTCGGCGGCACCGCGCAATCGCTACTATGCGATCAAGGAAGCGTTGATCAACACCGTACACGCGGTGCACATCCCCTGGCGCCTGGTGCAAGCCACCAGCCTGGCGAGCATCAGCCAGGAGCTGGGCCGTTATCGGACGGTCTTCACCAGTAACTACGACCTGCTCAACTACTGGGCGGTCCAGCACCAGGGCACGGCCATCGACGACCTGTTCCAGGGCAGCGAACCGCGCTTCGAGCTGAGCGCCAGCGCCACCGACAAAACCCGCCTGCTGTACCTGCACGGTGGCCTGCACCTGGTGCGCAACCAGGACGGCACCGCCCGTAAGCTGACCTCCACCGAGGGCACGCTGCTGGGCAGTTTTGCCATCAACAACACGCTCAAGACCCTGGACGACGTGCCGTTGTTCGTCAACGAAGGCAGCAGCGAAGACAAGCTCAAGACCATCCGCAGCTCGGACTACCTGTCGTTCTGCTACGACCAGTTGCTGCAGCAACACGACGCCTTGTGCATCTTCGGCCACAGCCTCGGCAAGCAGGATGCGCACCTGGTCCATGCACTGTGCCAGGCCAAGCCAAAAACCCTGGCGATCTCGATTTATCCGCGCAGTGCGGCGTTCATCCAGAGCCAGAAGCGCCACTACGCAAAGCTGTTTGCAGACACCGGGGTGGCACTGCGCTTTTTTGATTCCAAGACCCATGCCCTGGGCAGTTCGAGTCTTTCGGTGCCGGTCGAGGTCTAG
- the yiaY gene encoding L-threonine dehydrogenase, with translation MTSTFFIPAVNIMGIGCLDEAMDAIGKYGFAKALIVTDSGLAKAGVAAMIAEKLALQDIESVIFDGAKPNPSIANVQAGLVLLQRSGCDFVVSLGGGSPHDCAKGIALCATNGGQIGDYEGVDQSPKPQLPLIAINTTAGTASEMTRFCIITDEARHVKMAIVDRNVTPLLSVNDPALMVAMPKSLTAATGMDALTHAIEAYVSTAANPITDACALKAIELISLNLRVAVRDGSDLLARENMAYAQFLAGMAFNNASLGFVHAMAHQLGGFYDLPHGVCNAVLLPHVQSFNAKVCAERLTVVAQALGVDIQGCSPEEGAEAAIAAIRTLAADVEIPAGLRDLGAKLQDIPILAANALKDACGLTNPRAADQQQIEEIFRNAF, from the coding sequence ATGACCAGCACATTCTTCATTCCTGCCGTCAACATCATGGGCATCGGCTGTCTCGACGAAGCCATGGACGCCATCGGCAAATACGGCTTTGCCAAGGCGTTGATTGTCACGGACAGCGGGTTGGCCAAGGCCGGCGTGGCGGCAATGATCGCGGAAAAACTGGCGCTGCAGGACATCGAGTCGGTGATTTTCGACGGGGCCAAGCCCAACCCCAGCATCGCCAACGTACAGGCCGGCCTGGTGCTGTTGCAGCGCAGCGGGTGTGATTTTGTGGTGTCCCTGGGCGGTGGTTCGCCCCATGACTGCGCCAAGGGCATCGCCCTGTGCGCCACCAATGGCGGGCAGATTGGCGACTACGAAGGCGTCGATCAGTCGCCCAAGCCGCAACTGCCGCTGATTGCGATCAACACCACGGCCGGTACTGCCAGCGAAATGACCCGCTTCTGCATCATTACCGACGAAGCGCGGCACGTGAAAATGGCCATTGTCGACCGTAACGTCACGCCGCTGTTGTCGGTCAACGATCCGGCCTTGATGGTGGCCATGCCCAAGTCGCTGACCGCCGCCACCGGCATGGATGCGCTGACGCATGCAATCGAGGCCTACGTCTCCACCGCTGCCAACCCGATCACCGACGCCTGCGCCCTGAAAGCCATCGAACTGATCAGCCTCAACCTGCGCGTGGCGGTGCGTGATGGCAGTGACCTGCTGGCCCGGGAAAACATGGCCTATGCGCAGTTCCTGGCCGGCATGGCGTTCAACAACGCGTCCCTGGGGTTTGTGCATGCCATGGCGCATCAGTTGGGTGGTTTCTACGACTTGCCCCACGGCGTGTGCAATGCGGTGCTGCTGCCCCATGTGCAAAGCTTCAACGCCAAGGTTTGTGCCGAACGCCTGACGGTAGTGGCGCAGGCGCTGGGCGTGGACATCCAGGGGTGCAGCCCGGAGGAGGGGGCCGAAGCGGCGATCGCGGCGATCCGCACGCTGGCCGCGGACGTGGAAATTCCCGCCGGTTTGCGTGACCTCGGAGCCAAGCTGCAGGACATCCCGATCCTCGCCGCCAACGCCCTCAAGGATGCCTGTGGCCTGACCAACCCGCGGGCGGCAGACCAGCAGCAGATCGAGGAGATCTTTCGTAACGCGTTCTGA
- a CDS encoding DMT family transporter, whose translation MSTLQWAGLSVLAVVAGAVVPFQSAINANLSRGLGHPLWATLASLLVSVLVLLPVVISLRLPLPSLGLISKAPLWMWAGGAFGVCFIALALMLLPKLGASGFIALALAGQVVASLVLDHFGLFGLVERHLTLPRLLGAVLLIAGVALIQFSATPGRSLVTSG comes from the coding sequence ATGAGTACCTTGCAGTGGGCCGGTTTGTCGGTGCTGGCCGTAGTCGCCGGCGCCGTGGTGCCCTTTCAGAGCGCAATCAACGCCAACCTGAGTCGCGGCCTCGGTCACCCGTTATGGGCCACCCTCGCCTCGCTGCTGGTGAGTGTGCTGGTATTGCTGCCTGTGGTTATCAGCCTGCGCCTGCCATTGCCGTCGCTGGGGTTAATCAGCAAGGCGCCGCTGTGGATGTGGGCCGGGGGCGCCTTTGGCGTGTGTTTTATCGCCCTGGCCCTGATGCTGCTGCCCAAGCTCGGGGCCTCAGGCTTTATCGCCCTGGCCCTGGCCGGGCAGGTAGTGGCATCGCTGGTGCTCGACCACTTCGGGCTGTTCGGGCTGGTGGAGCGGCACCTGACGTTACCGCGCCTGCTCGGTGCCGTGCTGTTGATCGCCGGGGTCGCGTTGATTCAATTCAGCGCCACCCCGGGCCGGTCCCTGGTGACTTCCGGCTAA
- a CDS encoding LysR family transcriptional regulator, translating to MHQMNDLRRIDLNLLVVLDALLSEQHVTRAAERLHLSQPAVSHALARLREMLGDPLLVRAGAGLVATARAQELMAPLTEALASVQALLAPNTFDPASAKRRFRLAMSDYGAAIVLPGLIARLRQEAPGIDLQISHASREGMLEGVLNGDIDLAAGVFPELPHELRCTPLFEEQFVCLVDARRLPASGVLDLPTYLARPHVLLEMRGSGTPEIERALTAIGQRRHVAVSLPHWSVAPQLIAGTDLILTVAARGLQGVDQPQLSVVPPPFPIPSFNFVLAWHVRRGGDQALNWLNRQIAQAIVHG from the coding sequence ATGCATCAGATGAATGATCTACGCCGTATCGATTTGAACCTGCTGGTGGTCCTCGACGCCTTGCTCAGCGAGCAGCACGTGACCCGTGCGGCCGAGCGCCTGCACCTCAGCCAACCGGCTGTCAGCCATGCCCTGGCGCGCCTGCGCGAGATGCTCGGCGATCCGCTGCTGGTGCGCGCCGGTGCCGGCCTGGTCGCCACTGCGCGCGCGCAGGAACTGATGGCGCCCCTGACTGAAGCACTGGCCAGTGTCCAGGCCTTGCTGGCGCCCAATACCTTTGACCCAGCCTCGGCCAAGCGCCGGTTCCGCCTGGCGATGTCCGACTATGGCGCGGCGATTGTCTTGCCCGGCTTGATCGCGCGCTTGCGCCAGGAGGCGCCGGGGATCGACCTGCAGATCAGCCACGCGAGCCGCGAAGGCATGCTGGAAGGCGTGCTCAACGGCGACATCGACCTGGCGGCCGGGGTCTTTCCCGAACTGCCCCATGAGCTGCGCTGCACGCCGCTGTTCGAAGAGCAGTTCGTGTGCCTGGTGGACGCCCGGCGTTTGCCGGCCAGTGGCGTGCTGGATTTGCCGACTTACCTGGCCCGGCCCCACGTATTGCTGGAGATGCGCGGCAGCGGCACCCCGGAGATCGAGCGGGCGCTGACCGCCATTGGCCAGCGTCGCCACGTGGCAGTCAGCCTGCCGCACTGGAGCGTGGCCCCGCAGTTGATCGCCGGTACCGACCTGATTCTCACCGTGGCGGCCCGCGGCTTGCAGGGTGTCGATCAACCGCAGTTAAGCGTTGTGCCACCGCCATTTCCCATCCCCTCGTTCAACTTCGTCCTGGCCTGGCATGTGCGTCGGGGCGGTGACCAGGCGTTGAACTGGTTGAATCGGCAGATCGCTCAGGCGATAGTGCACGGCTGA
- a CDS encoding LysE family translocator has translation MTSSLLLAVLASGFIYGITPGPGVLAVFGIGAARGRRAGAGFLCGHLLGDVVWCSTALIAIVGAREIGSSAFDVLGVLSGLYLFWLGMRAIRSRRSSGDAPQGAARQPFWHGIMFGLTNPKAYPVAVATFTALLSSRAELLQWSMLPWLIFLSFLGGVLAYAILIGIVGARRVRTLYQRHELAITRICGVMFIGFAINALLHAVPGLLANKS, from the coding sequence ATGACCTCATCTTTATTGCTGGCCGTCCTTGCCTCCGGTTTTATCTACGGCATCACCCCGGGCCCGGGCGTGCTCGCGGTGTTTGGCATTGGCGCAGCCCGCGGGCGGCGGGCCGGGGCGGGTTTTCTGTGTGGGCACCTGTTAGGGGATGTGGTCTGGTGCAGCACCGCATTGATTGCCATCGTCGGCGCGCGGGAAATTGGCAGCAGTGCCTTTGATGTGCTCGGCGTGCTCAGCGGCCTGTACCTGTTCTGGCTGGGCATGCGGGCGATCCGCAGCCGTCGCAGCAGCGGCGACGCACCTCAGGGCGCGGCGCGGCAACCGTTCTGGCACGGGATCATGTTTGGCCTGACCAACCCCAAGGCTTATCCGGTGGCAGTGGCGACCTTTACCGCCCTGTTGTCCAGTCGCGCCGAGTTGCTGCAGTGGTCGATGCTGCCCTGGTTGATCTTTCTGAGCTTCCTTGGTGGCGTTTTGGCATACGCTATTCTGATTGGCATTGTGGGCGCTCGTCGGGTACGCACGTTGTATCAGCGCCATGAGCTGGCTATTACCCGGATTTGCGGGGTAATGTTCATCGGTTTCGCCATCAATGCCTTGCTGCACGCGGTGCCGGGGTTGCTGGCCAACAAGAGTTGA
- a CDS encoding sensor domain-containing protein → MSTANSAPLASYIDLLLDVVCAVDGQGRFVFVSASCEQVFGYTPDELIGQPMIEMVHPADRERTLDAAREIMRGKPNPNFENRYLRKDGQVVHILWSARWSEVDQLRIAVARDITERKQAESRQAALYAISEAAHAAEDLLALFKRIHQLIGEWLPALNFSVALYDEHCEQLNFPYHVDDHERDPEFSVTGRLCAEVVRSGQPVLLTPDQPFALPGLAGLIDAQDCPCWLGVPLNSQRGTIGALIVKSMPGGERYTERDKELLQYVCAQVAAAIERRQLHSRLQYMAQHDYLTRLPNRELLRERLSAALLKARRDNGRMALLYVDLDHFKQVNDTYGHGIGDMLLQAVANRLQGCVRESDTVARIGGDEFVVLLDSIQAAEDAARVALKIRQVLGQPIRLDSHNLSILPSIGVALYPEHGLEEKQLFKHADEAMYAAKRLSGRLDRA, encoded by the coding sequence ATGAGCACTGCAAACTCCGCGCCATTGGCCAGCTACATCGATCTGCTGCTCGACGTCGTCTGTGCCGTCGACGGACAGGGACGGTTCGTGTTTGTCAGCGCGTCCTGCGAACAAGTGTTCGGCTACACCCCGGATGAGCTGATTGGCCAGCCGATGATCGAAATGGTGCACCCGGCCGATCGCGAGCGGACCCTGGACGCCGCCCGGGAAATCATGCGCGGCAAACCCAACCCGAACTTCGAGAATCGCTACCTGCGCAAGGATGGCCAGGTGGTGCATATCCTCTGGTCGGCGCGCTGGTCCGAGGTCGACCAGCTGCGCATCGCCGTGGCCCGCGACATCACCGAACGCAAACAGGCCGAATCGCGCCAGGCTGCGCTCTACGCGATTTCTGAAGCGGCCCATGCCGCCGAGGATCTGCTGGCCTTGTTCAAGCGCATTCACCAACTGATCGGTGAATGGCTGCCGGCGCTGAATTTCTCGGTGGCGCTGTACGATGAGCACTGCGAGCAATTGAACTTCCCGTACCACGTCGACGATCACGAGCGTGATCCCGAGTTCAGCGTGACTGGCCGGCTGTGTGCCGAAGTGGTCCGTAGCGGGCAGCCGGTGCTGCTGACCCCCGACCAGCCGTTTGCCTTGCCGGGACTGGCCGGGCTGATCGACGCGCAGGATTGCCCTTGCTGGCTGGGGGTGCCGCTCAATTCGCAACGGGGCACCATCGGGGCGCTGATCGTCAAGAGCATGCCTGGCGGCGAGCGCTACACCGAACGCGACAAGGAGCTGCTGCAATACGTCTGCGCCCAAGTGGCGGCAGCGATCGAGCGCCGGCAATTGCACAGTCGCCTGCAGTACATGGCGCAGCATGACTACCTGACTCGCCTGCCCAATCGCGAATTACTCCGCGAGCGCCTGAGCGCGGCCTTGCTCAAGGCCCGCCGGGACAACGGGCGCATGGCCCTGCTGTACGTGGACCTGGACCATTTCAAGCAGGTCAACGATACCTACGGCCACGGCATCGGCGACATGCTGCTGCAAGCCGTGGCCAATCGGCTGCAAGGTTGCGTGCGCGAGAGCGATACCGTCGCGCGGATTGGTGGCGATGAGTTTGTGGTATTGCTCGACAGTATCCAGGCCGCAGAAGACGCGGCGCGGGTGGCACTGAAAATTCGCCAGGTGCTGGGCCAGCCCATCCGGCTGGACAGCCACAACCTGAGCATTCTGCCGAGCATTGGCGTGGCCTTGTACCCGGAGCACGGCCTCGAGGAAAAGCAGCTGTTCAAGCACGCCGATGAAGCCATGTATGCCGCCAAGCGCCTGAGTGGACGCCTGGACCGGGCGTGA
- a CDS encoding DUF4142 domain-containing protein: MKPVASRLSTISFAVLLSLGASSAFAQSPADFINDASAKGMADIEASRLAHQKTESKAVKDYTIVVINDRTTANQHLAKIAKKLDLPVAPREEVMNKAKTLIPAVADGESFDSAYAASQVKTTEQAIEQLQQEARTTDVPELKAFAEETLPKLEQHLQMARALQASR, encoded by the coding sequence ATGAAACCTGTGGCCAGCCGATTATCGACCATCAGCTTTGCCGTGTTGCTGAGCCTTGGCGCCAGCAGCGCTTTTGCCCAGTCGCCGGCCGACTTCATCAACGACGCCTCGGCCAAAGGCATGGCGGACATCGAAGCCAGCCGCCTGGCACACCAGAAGACCGAGTCCAAGGCGGTCAAGGACTACACCATCGTGGTGATCAACGACCGCACCACGGCCAACCAGCACCTGGCGAAAATCGCCAAGAAGCTCGACCTGCCCGTCGCCCCTCGGGAAGAGGTGATGAACAAGGCCAAGACCCTGATACCCGCCGTCGCGGATGGCGAGTCCTTCGACTCGGCCTATGCCGCCAGCCAGGTAAAAACCACCGAGCAGGCCATCGAGCAATTGCAGCAGGAGGCCCGGACCACCGACGTGCCCGAGCTCAAGGCATTCGCCGAAGAGACCCTGCCCAAGCTCGAACAACACCTGCAAATGGCCAGGGCCCTGCAAGCCAGTCGTTGA
- a CDS encoding low affinity iron permease family protein, protein MKFAKVSQKLALWAGSPRTFLMAIVLIVAWALTGPLFDFNDTWQLIVNTSTTIITFLMVFLIQNTQNRDTDILHLKIDELLRVTKDAQNAMLGLEALDLKQLEALRKQYRNLGEGESIVLEGTPAADGQQQDLNQC, encoded by the coding sequence ATGAAATTCGCGAAGGTGTCACAGAAGCTGGCGTTGTGGGCCGGGAGTCCGCGGACGTTCCTGATGGCCATTGTGCTGATTGTTGCCTGGGCGCTGACCGGGCCGCTGTTTGATTTCAACGATACCTGGCAATTGATCGTCAACACCTCGACCACCATCATCACCTTCCTGATGGTGTTCCTGATCCAGAACACGCAGAACCGGGACACCGACATCCTGCACCTGAAGATCGACGAATTGCTGCGGGTGACCAAAGATGCGCAAAACGCCATGCTTGGCCTCGAAGCACTCGATCTCAAGCAACTCGAAGCGCTGAGAAAGCAGTACCGCAACCTAGGTGAGGGTGAGTCGATTGTGCTAGAGGGTACACCTGCTGCCGACGGGCAGCAGCAGGACTTGAATCAATGCTGA
- a CDS encoding type I restriction endonuclease — protein MEFIEKLSSLSAKVRLQGATIQTEEATKNAFVMPFISTVLGYDVFDPSEVIPEFVCDVGTKKGEKIDYAIMKDGEVQILIECKKIGEPLHINHASQLFRYFHVTSARISILTNGQVYKFFTDLDAPNKMDEKPFLELDLLDIDEYSVPELTKLTKSAFDVDSIINAAGELKYVSQIKKVIAAQVSKPDDDFVKVFASRVYDGVITQKVREQFQELTRKAVVQFLNDQINDRLKSAMSGAIQPSLLSLPSAGSSPDVVDDRDESDDKVLTTLEELEGYHIVRAVVRSVVDAKRIVQRDTQSYFGILLDDNNRKPICRLHFNRSQKYIGIFDEEKNETRHPINSVDDIYEYSDRLKKTVGYYE, from the coding sequence ATGGAATTTATCGAAAAGCTTTCAAGTCTCTCGGCCAAAGTCCGGCTGCAAGGCGCCACCATCCAGACAGAAGAAGCCACCAAAAATGCTTTCGTCATGCCATTTATCAGCACTGTCCTGGGGTACGACGTTTTTGATCCGTCTGAGGTGATCCCGGAATTTGTTTGTGATGTTGGCACAAAGAAGGGGGAGAAAATCGACTATGCGATCATGAAAGACGGCGAGGTCCAGATCCTCATCGAGTGCAAGAAAATCGGCGAGCCTCTGCACATCAATCATGCATCGCAACTGTTTCGCTATTTTCATGTCACGAGCGCGCGAATTTCGATTCTGACTAACGGCCAGGTCTATAAGTTTTTTACCGACTTGGACGCTCCCAACAAAATGGATGAAAAACCCTTCCTGGAACTCGATCTACTCGACATCGACGAGTATTCGGTTCCGGAACTGACAAAGCTGACCAAGTCAGCATTCGATGTAGATTCGATCATCAATGCAGCCGGTGAGCTGAAATACGTCAGCCAGATCAAAAAAGTCATTGCCGCGCAGGTCAGTAAACCCGACGACGATTTCGTCAAAGTGTTCGCCTCCCGGGTCTACGACGGAGTGATCACGCAAAAAGTCCGGGAGCAATTCCAGGAGTTGACCAGAAAGGCCGTTGTGCAATTTCTCAATGATCAAATCAATGATCGACTCAAGTCTGCAATGAGTGGGGCTATTCAGCCCAGCCTGCTGTCCCTGCCATCGGCAGGCTCAAGTCCTGATGTTGTGGATGATCGCGATGAGTCAGATGACAAGGTGTTGACCACTCTGGAGGAGCTTGAGGGGTATCACATCGTCCGTGCAGTGGTGAGATCTGTCGTTGATGCCAAACGTATTGTGCAACGTGATACACAGAGCTACTTCGGCATCCTGTTGGACGACAATAACCGTAAGCCAATCTGCCGCCTGCACTTCAACCGCTCGCAGAAGTACATCGGTATCTTCGACGAAGAGAAAAACGAAACGCGGCATCCGATCAACTCGGTCGATGATATCTATGAGTATTCAGATCGCCTGAAAAAGACAGTTGGATACTACGAGTAA